One genomic window of Solanum dulcamara chromosome 10, daSolDulc1.2, whole genome shotgun sequence includes the following:
- the LOC129870705 gene encoding probable DNA primase large subunit isoform X2, whose translation MEAVRSQRKSSVSNGVVSTLPLYRSAPPLEVRLDDFELYAIDRLRVLKGISDALSRGKKPDEMERLVLDLWKTNMRQQDSSEVVNKDIISHFVLRLVYCRTEELRKWFLSIETTLFRYRFRDEAPEIQRLLMTEFDLPYKAVSNAEYESVKDKLNQVARAIGQPITTDAIFYKVPFEEVPELVAGRRVFIQKGNAYIAMNQVVSLVVTQFRSHLSKALVLTNRKWTSMIREQEKDRLVPIIEALSTSYLGPDYSQPREHAEISLKDIDQIAKSSFPLCMRHLFEKLREDHHLKHGGRMQLGLFLKCVGLKLDDALAFWRAEFSRKVGAERFDKEYAYSIRHNYGKEGKRTSAGLHTLFLSKDYIISSWSRRSPWLSISSFQ comes from the exons ATGGAAGCTGTACGGTCTCAGAGGAAATCTTCGGTGTCCAACGGCGTCGTTTCAACTCTCCCTCTCTATCGCTCTGCCCCTCCTCTTGAAGTCCGTCTTGACGATTTCGAGCTTTACGCCATCGATCGCCTACGAG TTCTTAAAGGAATTTCGGATGCTTTGTCTAGAGGAAAGAAGCCGGATGAGATGGAGAGATTG GTGTTGGATCTGTGGAAAACAAATATGAGGCAACAAGATTCCTCTGAGGTTGTTAATAAGGACATAATTTCACATTTTGTCTTGCGACTTGTTTATTGCAGGAC GGAGGAGTTAAGAAAATGGTTTCTTTCAATCGAAACTACATTATTTCGTTACCGTTTCCGGGATGAAGCTCCTGAAATTCAG AGGTTGCTAATGACAGAGTTTGATCTTCCATACAAAGCTGTGAGCAATGCTGAATATGAG AGTGTGAAGGACAAATTGAACCAAGTAGCACGCGCAATAGGACAACCTATTACAA CTGATGCCATCTTTTACAAG GTTCCATTTGAGGAGGTGCCAGAGCTTGTGGCAGGTCGACGAGTATTTATTCAGAAAGGGAATGCATATATTGCCATGAATCAG GTGGTTTCACTAGTTGTCACGCAGTTCCGAAGTCATCTTTCGAAAGCACTAGTGCTGACAAACAG AAAATGGACCTCGATGATCAGAGAACAGGAGAAGGACCGTTTGGTTCCT ATTATTGAAGCCTTATCCACAAGTTACCTGGGTCCTGATTATAGCCAG CCGAGAGAACATGCAGAAATATCACTTAAAGACATTGATCAGATTGCTAAGAGTTCATTCCCTCTATGTATGCGTCATCTTTTCGAAAAG CTACGAGAGGATCATCATCTGAAGCATGGAGGGAGGATGCAGCTTGGTCTATTTCTCAAG TGTGTTGGATTGAAGTTGGATGATGCCCTTGCATTCTGGAGAGCTGAGTTCTCCCGAAAA GTTGGTGCTGAAAGATTTGATAAAGAATATGCATACAGCATAAGACACAATTACGGGAAAGAAGGAAAGAGAACG AGTGCAGGATTACACACCTTATTCTTGTCAAAAGATTATATCATCAGCTCCTGGAGTAGGAGATCACCATGGCTGTCCATATCGTCATTTCAG